The window AGTATCCAATGATTTTTGCCACAATATCTGACGCAGTATCTTCATTGTAAGTGTATGTCGTCATCTTCCGGCTGTGTATCATTCTCATCCATATTTCACCATCTTCAATAAGCCCTCTATTAAATGCCAATAGAATGGCGTCTCTACATCCTCGAATATCTATTTTAGTTTGATATTCGTAAAAATCTTTTATCGTGTTCCA of the Candidatus Scalindua japonica genome contains:
- a CDS encoding nucleotidyltransferase substrate binding protein — encoded protein: WNTIKDFYEYQTKIDIRGCRDAILLAFNRGLIEDGEIWMRMIHSRKMTTYTYNEDTASDIVAKIIGYYYKVFIKLEKKLERFEEIEKK